The sequence CGATAGCGCCGAATTCACCGCTCTCCGTATTTTCCGGTTCGAATTATCTGAGTATCAAGGTGGAAGAGAATGCGCTGGAAGCGCCGCCGGGTGAGATGCCATTTGAGGTTGTTGCGCGCGCGCCGAGGGCTCTTCAATTTCAGTACGAGATGCATCAAACGCCCGGGATGCCGAAATTTTTCAATGGCGATTCCGAAGCATCGGACCGTTTCTTCCAGAACACTCCGCCTCCGGGTGTTTGGAACGAAGGCGCTCCACAAAGCCGCAATATCGACCTTGATTCCGTGATCAGCGCGCCGAGGGACAGGAAATCGCGGCCGCATTCGGATCAAAGCAAAAAACGATACAAGAGTCCGTTCGAGCTGTAAATTCTTAGAGGGATTTCAGAGTGGGGGCAGAAAAGGGAAGGGCCGGCAAGAAAAAACCCGTCACGAGAGTTTCGTGACGGGTTTTTTTGTCACATCTTTTCTTCAGCATCCGCGCGCTGCGAGCGCCGAATGGCCTTCACTTTCTTCATGCGCTTCTTGACAGAAGGCTTTGTGAAGAACGTGCGCTTTTTAAATTCCTTCAACACGCCCGACCGCTCATATTTTTTCTTGAATCGCTTTAAAGCACGGTCGATCGGTTCATTCTCATTCACGACGATACCGACCAAAAACAATCACCTCCTCAAGTTTGCAAATTGTTACACGGTCTCAATTTATTCCGCCGGCAGATTCTCCACCAACCGGCGTGATCCTAACTTCTCGAAGGTCACAAGAATAGCCCGTCCGCCGCTCGACGTTTTTTCCTTCCCGGTGACCTTTCCCATATCATCCCAATCGGAATGATAAATCAATTCTCCGACGGTGTAGCTTCGTTCGGGCGAATAGCTGATGCACTCTTCTTTGCTGAATTTTATGACATTGCTTTCGGCGGGGCTTTTGGAGGTGTCGATCATCGTGCTGTGATGGCACCTCGTGCACCGATACCAAACTTTGTTACCTTCACCTTCCATGGTGCCCACGATCGCCATCTTGGCTTCTCTATTACAGGAAACACAAAAGTGCAAAACGTACTTTGTTTTACTCATGAGCAAAACTCCCTTCGCCTTCGTCTAGCATTTAGATCAGTTGAAAAACGTCACGATGAAAAATTGGCAGGTAGAGCAACCTCGAAGAGTTATGGTCATCTGCAATTCGTTCTTAAAATTAAGCAATCGATGCCTCGAAGTCAAGCGGATTTTTGGGGGGAGATGGGGGGTGTGCTCTAGTTTACGTGAATTTGGAAGCAGTTCCGTTCGAATCACGGTGTTGTGTGCTTGTTTCCAGCCCGCATTTTCATTAGTTTCAAACGTCCTTGTGGTCGTTGGGCATGCTGCTGGGAATGAAAATATGTCAGATTTTGCGATGAAATTTGAAGCCAACGGGATTGTCGAAAAAAACGTCATTGAGTAATGCAAAGGATATCGGTCCTCGTTTTTGGAAATAGTTTGCGGGGAAGAATTACCTCCTGCCTTGCAGAAGACCCGTCGGTTGACGTCCATCTTTTTAGCGATACACTGGAGGACCCGGGACGCTTTAGCCGATGCTGCCGCTCGTTCAGTGTTTTCCGGCGTCCGTTACCCGATGAAGAATTGATGGCAGATTTGCGTTCGATCGTGCGACAAAAGAGATGCGATGTAATTCTGCCGGTCAACAACGCCGACGTTAGATTTATTGCCGCCCATTTCAAAGACCTTTTGCCTCATGTATTGGTCTGCTTTCATCCCGAGCCCAAGGTGTTTGAAATGGTCAATGATAAGTGGCTTCTTCACAATTTTTTGAAGGAGCAGCAGCTTCCATCTCCCAAGACGGTCCTGGTTGACACCGGCGGCAGTTACATGAAGTATATATCCGAGATCACATTTCCGGTTATTTTGAAAATGCGCAGGGGAGACAATGCACTGAACATGAAGTCGTATCAAGACTTTGCAACAATTTCTGCGGCTCGAGAGATGCTCCGAGAGCTTGCAGGGGAAGCGATCATGCAGCAATACGTTCCTGGCTCCGATATCGATTGCAGTTTTCTTGCCAGGGACGGAGCGATTCTTTATCATTCGATGCAAACAACGGCCGTGACGAGGAGAGATCCATTTAAAACCGACAGAGTAGTAAAGTTCCTGGATGACGCAATGACTTTACAGACCGTCGGCAAGCTGGTGAAGGACCTGAAGTTCAGCGGCATTGCGCACCTGGACATGAGGATCGAAAGGGGTACCGGTGCAAGGATGGTTGTCGACTTTAACGCCCGGTATTGGGGAAGCGTTTGCGGCTCCGCTGCCGCCGGAATTAATTTTCCGCTCCTAGCATGTTACACAGCATTGGGACGTCCGGTTGCTCTTCCGGCAATGATTCCTATCCACTATATCTGGCCGGCAGAAACGGTCCTCCGCGGTGTGAGGCGTTTTTTCTTCAGGCGCGTTGAAAAATTCCCGTACTCCCGTTCGGCGCTCCGGTTTTATCTCAAGGATCCGCTCGTTTACATCGCTTTGTTGATGAGCCGTCTCAAGAAGCCGAAGTCTCTCATCAAAATGTTCTATCCGCGATGATTGGGATGCGGGCCATTCTTGATATTCGAATCAATTAGTGGTAAATTATTTTCACAATAATCTTGGGCCCTTAGCTCAGTTGGTTAGAGCAGCTGACTCATAATCAGCGGGTCGCAGGTTCAAGTCCTGCAGGGCCCACTTTGGGATTCTCCCCGACTCTCCCCGCTAACGGCCGATATCCGGCCATACCATAATATTGTTTCGTCGCACTGTAAGGAATAGGGGATCACATGTAGTGACAAAAACTCTTAGATCGTCGAGTGGAACATCTCTAGCACTTGAACTTGACGAAATGTTTTGTCAACCCGACAATGGCCGACGTACCTGCGCAAAGATATTGTATGACGGAAAACGAAAAGGATATTGAGCTGCTTCACAAAAACCCCAATGCTCTTGTTTTGAAATATCAAGAGACGGTGAGGATCATCGTGAAGAAGTTTATACTGTCCGGAATCATCTCGCGTGCAGACTTTGAAGATGCCGTTCAGGAAGCCCTTTCAGAAGTTTTGACGAAAATTCCAACGATGCAGAAGCAGTACAACGGAATGTCTCTCT comes from Bacteroidota bacterium and encodes:
- the rpsU gene encoding 30S ribosomal protein S21, whose protein sequence is MVGIVVNENEPIDRALKRFKKKYERSGVLKEFKKRTFFTKPSVKKRMKKVKAIRRSQRADAEEKM